A region from the Populus trichocarpa isolate Nisqually-1 chromosome 18, P.trichocarpa_v4.1, whole genome shotgun sequence genome encodes:
- the LOC18107787 gene encoding UPF0057 membrane protein At4g30660 — translation MPSRCEICCEIIIAILLPPLGVCFRHGCCSVEFWICLLLTILGYVPGIIYALYAIVFIDRDEYFDEGRRPLYAPAYQ, via the exons ATGCCAAGTCGTTGTGAGATCTGCTGCGAGATCATCATCGCCATCTTGCTCCCTCCTCTCGGTGTTTGCTTCAGGCATGGCTGCTGCAGT gtggAATTTTGGATTTGCTTGTTACTCACTATTTTAGGCTACGTTCCTGGAATAATTTATGCTCTCTATGCAATTGTGTTTATCGACCGGGATGAGTATTTTGATGAAGGCAGGCGTCCTCTTTATGCCCCGGCGTATCAGTGA
- the LOC7489438 gene encoding uncharacterized protein LOC7489438, which produces MKKMKGVAAAADSPPPSYATMYEDPRIMFKHQSLMQDYEELYKETEAKKRKLQMVRQKKLTLMAEVRFLRRRYKYLTQNKPKKAPMERSFVQPQNLVPASKNLKKEKSYSGNNAALRPPVPRFDLNQKGKLYIEREATLRNSTPIFDLNQKQMTHIGKEAALRKTAPIPDLNQKERIYRGKEATVRNNTPIFDLNEISREDERLMVTC; this is translated from the exons ATGAAGAAGATGAAAGGGGTTGCTGCTGCTGCGGACTCTCCTCCTCCTTCATATGCTACCATGTATGAAGATCCAAGGATCATGTTCAAGCATCAGAGTCTTATGCAGGACTACGAGGAATTATACAAG GAAACAGAAGCGAAGAAAAGGAAATTGCAGATGGTGAGACAGAAAAAATTAACCTTAATGGCTGAAGTCAG GTTTTTGAGACGACGATACAAATACTTGACACAAAACAAGCCTAAGAAAGCCCCTATGGAGCGAAGTTTTGTGCAACCACAGAACTTAGTACCTGctagtaaaaatttaaagaaggaaaagagcTATAGTGGAAATAATGCTGCTCTGAGACCACCAGTTCCTCGTTTTGATTTAAACCAGAAGGGAAAGCTTTACATTGAAAGGGAAGCCACTTTGCGAAATTCCACTCCAATTTTTGACTTAAACCAGAAGCAAATGACTCACATTGGAAAGGAGGCTGCTTTGCGAAAGACAGCACCAATCCCTGACCTGAACCAGAAGGAAAGGATTTACAGAGGAAAGGAAGCCACAGTTCGAAATAATACTCCAATTTTTGACTTGAATGAAATCTCG AGGGAGGATGAAAGGTTAATGGTGACATGTTGA